The following proteins are encoded in a genomic region of Brachypodium distachyon strain Bd21 chromosome 1, Brachypodium_distachyon_v3.0, whole genome shotgun sequence:
- the LOC100837662 gene encoding vesicle-associated membrane protein 711: MAILYAVVARGTAVLAEHSAAATNAGAVARQVLERLPDGGADSHVSYTQDRYVFHAKRTDGITALCMADDAAGRRIPFAFLEDIHGRFVKTYGRAALTALAYAMNDEFSRVLSQQMDYYSNDPSADRINRMRGEISQVRSVMIDNIDKVLERGDRLDLLVDKTANMQGNTVRFRRQARRYRSSVWWRNVKLTAALILLLLVIIYIALFFVCHGFTLPTCIR, encoded by the exons ATGGCGATCCTGTACGCGGTGGTGGCGCGGGGCACGGCGGTGCTGGCGGAGCacagcgcggcggcgaccaacGCGGGCGCCGTCGCGCGCCAGGTCCTCGAGCGCCTacccgacggcggcgccgacagCCACGTCTCCTACACCCAGGACCGCTACGTCTTCCACGCCAAGcgcaccgacggcatcaccgcGCTCTGCATGGCCGACGACGCCGCCGGAC GACGCATCCCGTTTGCGTTCCTTGAGGATATTCATGGAAGGTTTGTTAAGACATATGGCCGTGCTGCACTGACAGCTCTTGCTTATGCAATGAATGATGAGTTCTCGAGGGTTCTTAGTCAACAAATGGACTACTATTCAAATGACCCTAGTGCAGACAGAATAAACCGCATGAGAGGTGAAATCAGTCAG GTTAGGAGTGTTATGATTGATAATATTGATAAGGTCCTTGAAAGAGGTGATCGTTTGGACCTGTTGGTTGACAAGACTGCAAATATGCAAGGAAATACAGTTCGATTTAGGCGACAAGCACGCCGCTACAGAAGCAGTGTTTGGTGGAGAAATGTCAAACTCAC ggctGCATTGatactcctcctcctggtAATAATATACATCGCTCTCTTCTTCGTGTGCCACGGCTTCACCTTGCCGACTTGCATTCGATAA